A single window of Ananas comosus cultivar F153 linkage group 17, ASM154086v1, whole genome shotgun sequence DNA harbors:
- the LOC109722972 gene encoding GDP-L-galactose phosphorylase 2-like: MLTIKRVPTVVSNYREDAPAEAAGCGRNCLGKCCLPVSKLPLYAFKEDPRSLISSSSSSPGEDEAPPADFFLHTLLLGQWEDRMSRGLFRYDVTACETKVIPGEHGFIAQLNEGRHLKKRPTEFRVDCVLQPFDPAKFNFTKVGQEEVLFRFEASGSHKSSFSERAPVDGTKAPNVLAINVSPIEYGHVLLIPRVLDCLPQRIDPESFLLAFHMAAEAASPYFRLGYNSLGAFATINHLHFQAYYLAVPFPVEKAPTQKIPLVEGESKSGVKVSKLLNYPVRGLVYEGGNTLKELSDVVANACICLQDNNIPFNVLISDAGRRIFLFPQCYAEKQALGEVSQELLDTQVNPAVWEISGHMVLKRKKDYEEASESYAWRLLAEVSLSEERFQEVKAYIFEATGLVEAEDKEVGKKESEEASCQSTPVGPPHFPEGCLVLH, translated from the exons TTGCCCG TCTCAAAGCTTCCGCTTTATGCGTTCAAGGAGGATCCGAGGTCGCTTATatcgtcgtcttcttcctccccTGGCGAGGACGAGGCTCCCCCCGCCGACTTCTTCCTCCACACCCTCTTGCTTGGGCAG TGGGAAGATAGGATGAGCCGCGGTCTGTTCCGCTACGACGTGACTGCATGCGAGACCAAAGTGATTCCTGGTGAGCACGGGTTCATCGCACAGCTGAACGAGGGCCGCCACCTCAAGAAGCGGCCCACTGAATTCCGTGTCGATTGTGTTCTTCAGCCCTTTGATCCTGCCAAGTTTAACTTCACCAAGGTGGGCCAGGAGGAAGTGCTTTTCCGATTCGAGGCCAGCGGAAGCCACAAGTCATCCTTCTCCGAGCGAGCTCCCGTTGATGGAACTAAGGCCCCTAATGTCCTTGCGATTAAT GTGAGTCCAATTGAGTATGGCCATGTTCTGCTGATCCCCCGCGTGCTCGACTGTCTGCCTCAGAGAATCGATCCTGAGAGCTTCTTGCTTGCGTTCCACATGGCGGCTGAAGCAGCAAGCCCTTACTTCAGGCTCGGCTACAACAGCTTGGGTGCCTTTGCCACCATCAACCACCTTCACTTCCAG GCGTATTACTTGGCCGTGCCTTTTCCAGTTGAGAAGGCGCCCACCCAGAAAATTCCTCTGGTTGAGGGTGAATCTAAGAGTGGTGTGAAGGTCTCAAAGTTGCTGAATTATCCTGTGAGAGGATTGGTGTATGAAGGAGGAAACACCTTGAAGGAGTTATCTGATGTTGTAGCCAATGCTTGCATCTGCCTTCAAGACAATAATATTCCATTTAATGTGCTTATCTCTGATGCAGGCAGAAGGATCTTCCTCTTCCCACAG TGCTACGCGGAGAAGCAGGCCCTGGGGGAGGTGAGCCAGGAGCTTTTGGACACTCAGGTGAATCCTGCTGTTTGGGAGATCAGTGGCCACATGGTGCTGAAGCGAAAGAAAGATTATGAAGAGGCATCCGAAAGCTACGCATGGAGGCTCTTAGCTGAGGTCTCCCTTTCTGAGGAGAGGTTCCAAGAAGTCAAGGCATATATATTCGAAGCTACGGGTCTTGTGGAAGCCGAAGACAAGGAAGTCGGTAagaaagaaagtgaagaagCTTCTTGTCAGTCCACCCCTGTCGGTCCCCCTCATTTCCCAGAAGGCTGTTTGGTTCTTCACTGA